The proteins below are encoded in one region of Solidesulfovibrio fructosivorans JJ]:
- a CDS encoding molybdopterin-dependent oxidoreductase: MKDGAKIFVATCTRDCPSACGLLAHVEGDRVVKLTGNPDHPVNKGTICRKAPAFLRRFYSPERVLTPLRRRGDTFVPVTWDDALDEMADRLKACVATYGPESILYYMGFGERTALKIVNARFFAHLGGVTTLAGTLCGGTGYAAQSLDYGPRVSHDPLDILNARTIVLWGRNPVATQPGIMVHLREAKKRGARILLIDPRPCESVPLADLHIAPRPGRDAFLALAVARRIVDTGREDREFLAHRCDNLDAYLALLHRYSPEQLRRACDVEPDLVDALAEAYAAGRPTATLLGWGLHRFTLGHELVRAVDALGAVSGNIGIPGGGVSQGFEEWGPYDQEMWGEGLHPPRRKLLMPQIGREILAAKDPPIEMAVISAANPVCMAPNSNLVAKALDAVPFVVDMNLFLDDTAGHCDLFLPCAAFFEQRDIVASFGHNHVGPLLPAAPPPGQCRSQFDIFMDLARRFPFADAFIKSDEAWLRLILRPLLEQGVAWDDLWKGPVRIPNAPMVPWADGKFDTPSGRFQLLTDVAGCDDCRVATRYPYRLLTPGMAKHLCSERVPGDHGGPIVLAMAASEATRCGIADGGPARLVGELGSLPVTVRHDPALRPDVVCCERGGWIKAGQGINTIIPDMVSAVGQGTPYYEAVVDVERLP; the protein is encoded by the coding sequence ATGAAAGACGGCGCGAAAATCTTCGTCGCCACCTGCACCCGGGATTGCCCCAGCGCCTGCGGCCTGCTCGCCCATGTGGAAGGGGACCGGGTGGTGAAATTGACCGGCAACCCCGACCACCCCGTCAACAAAGGGACGATCTGCCGCAAGGCCCCGGCCTTTTTGCGCCGCTTCTACAGCCCTGAGCGCGTGTTGACGCCGCTTCGACGGCGGGGTGACACTTTTGTCCCGGTCACCTGGGACGATGCCCTGGACGAGATGGCCGACCGGCTGAAAGCCTGCGTGGCCACATACGGCCCGGAGTCCATCCTCTATTACATGGGCTTTGGCGAGCGCACGGCCCTGAAAATCGTCAATGCCCGCTTTTTCGCCCACCTCGGCGGGGTGACCACCCTGGCCGGCACGCTTTGCGGCGGCACGGGCTACGCCGCCCAAAGCCTCGATTACGGGCCGCGCGTTTCCCACGATCCCCTGGATATTTTAAACGCCCGCACCATCGTCTTGTGGGGCCGCAATCCCGTGGCCACCCAGCCCGGGATCATGGTCCATCTGCGCGAGGCCAAAAAACGCGGCGCCCGCATCCTCCTCATCGACCCGCGCCCGTGCGAATCGGTGCCCCTGGCCGACCTGCACATCGCGCCCCGGCCCGGCCGCGACGCCTTTCTGGCCTTGGCCGTGGCCCGGCGCATCGTGGACACCGGCCGGGAGGATCGGGAATTCCTTGCCCACCGTTGTGATAACCTGGACGCCTATCTGGCGCTGTTGCATCGCTATTCCCCGGAACAGCTGCGCCGGGCCTGCGATGTGGAGCCGGATCTCGTCGACGCGCTGGCCGAGGCCTACGCGGCCGGCCGGCCCACGGCCACGCTTTTAGGCTGGGGCCTGCACCGCTTCACGCTGGGCCATGAGCTGGTGCGGGCGGTGGATGCGTTGGGGGCCGTTTCCGGCAACATTGGCATTCCCGGCGGCGGCGTGTCCCAGGGCTTCGAGGAATGGGGCCCGTACGACCAGGAAATGTGGGGGGAGGGGCTCCATCCGCCGCGCCGCAAGCTCCTCATGCCGCAAATCGGCCGGGAGATTCTGGCAGCCAAGGACCCGCCCATCGAAATGGCGGTCATAAGCGCCGCCAACCCGGTGTGCATGGCCCCCAATTCCAATCTGGTGGCCAAGGCGCTCGACGCCGTGCCCTTTGTCGTGGACATGAACCTCTTTCTCGACGACACGGCCGGCCACTGCGACCTGTTTCTGCCCTGCGCCGCCTTTTTCGAGCAGCGCGACATCGTGGCCAGCTTCGGCCACAACCACGTAGGGCCGCTCCTTCCGGCCGCGCCGCCACCCGGGCAGTGCCGGTCCCAGTTCGACATCTTCATGGACCTGGCCAGACGCTTTCCTTTTGCCGACGCGTTCATCAAAAGCGACGAGGCGTGGCTGCGGCTGATCCTGCGGCCACTGCTTGAGCAGGGCGTGGCCTGGGACGATTTGTGGAAAGGGCCGGTGCGCATTCCAAACGCCCCCATGGTGCCCTGGGCGGACGGGAAATTCGATACCCCGAGCGGCCGATTCCAGCTCCTGACGGACGTCGCGGGCTGCGACGACTGCCGGGTCGCCACGCGCTACCCGTATCGGCTGCTCACCCCGGGCATGGCCAAGCATCTGTGCTCCGAGCGGGTGCCGGGGGATCATGGCGGCCCCATTGTGCTGGCCATGGCCGCCTCGGAAGCGACGCGGTGCGGCATTGCCGACGGCGGCCCGGCCAGACTGGTCGGCGAACTCGGTTCGCTTCCCGTGACCGTGCGCCACGATCCGGCCCTGCGCCCGGACGTGGTCTGTTGTGAACGGGGCGGCTGGATCAAGGCCGGGCAGGGGATCAACACGATCATCCCGGATATGGTCAGCGCCGTGGGACAGGGCACGCCCTATTACGAAGCGGTCGTCGATGTGGAGAGGTTGCCGTGA
- a CDS encoding two-component system sensor histidine kinase NtrB: MSVIGVWRDGKAGADLAAGLEAAGFFVRTVADSASLPGECRGLVADLAHLDRHAAVVKTLREGEPDRFPVVAVLPPDADEGTVARALAVADEVVREPVGPAELTARLRLLWDLRRCRLEAREERAVLARNIKTLACLADVHAVIQRFDQPRERLFRGIAALLPSAMERPQAAGARILADGQAFASPGFAPGPHRVSFLLARSGQPDALLEAHYADAPFSPEETEFVRVVAERLERTMMRLRGDEALRREREYSALLMDTLPGGVVRFDRKGTIVFCNPRAEDILELAARGSGSLAYNDPGFFPETLEGHPLPPGGYPFDRVMATGKPVYDMVLSIARPKGGRRFVSVSAAPLIGPDGTIDEVVASVVDVTAQKDMERQLAHALKMESLGQLAAGIAHEINTPVQYVSGNLEFLANALSRLVELLDKQSALVLASRAGAQDLPEQLAAMLADEDLRFVLEETPAAIRESREGLDRVAAIVGSMKRFAHPDLEGSRPIDVAEAIDDALAVSRSAWKYVADVETDIEDDLPLVPFVSGEFNQALLNIIVNAAQAIEEKNAGTGDKGVISVSAARQGNAVRIAIADTGTGIPETARARVFDPFFTTKPVGKGTGQGLAIVHAIMARHKAVVDFVSRPGQGTTFFLTLPLAGTEPLQA, translated from the coding sequence ATGAGCGTGATCGGCGTGTGGCGTGACGGGAAGGCGGGGGCCGATCTTGCCGCCGGTTTGGAGGCGGCGGGGTTTTTCGTACGGACGGTGGCCGACAGCGCTTCCCTGCCCGGGGAGTGCCGGGGGCTGGTGGCCGATCTGGCGCACCTCGACCGACATGCCGCCGTCGTGAAGACGCTTCGCGAGGGAGAGCCCGACCGCTTTCCGGTGGTGGCCGTGCTGCCGCCCGACGCCGACGAGGGGACGGTTGCCCGGGCGCTTGCCGTCGCCGACGAGGTCGTGCGCGAGCCGGTCGGGCCGGCCGAGCTGACCGCGCGGCTGCGCCTGCTTTGGGATTTGCGCCGCTGCCGCCTCGAGGCCCGGGAGGAGCGGGCGGTCCTTGCGCGCAACATCAAGACGCTCGCCTGCCTGGCCGACGTCCATGCCGTGATCCAGCGGTTCGACCAGCCCCGGGAAAGGCTTTTTCGCGGCATCGCGGCCTTGCTGCCGTCGGCTATGGAACGCCCGCAGGCCGCCGGAGCGCGCATTTTGGCCGACGGCCAGGCGTTCGCTTCCCCTGGCTTCGCGCCGGGGCCGCATCGTGTGTCGTTTCTCCTGGCCCGGTCCGGGCAGCCGGACGCCCTCTTGGAAGCGCATTACGCCGACGCGCCCTTTTCGCCCGAGGAGACGGAGTTCGTCCGGGTCGTCGCCGAACGTCTCGAGCGCACCATGATGCGCCTTCGCGGCGACGAGGCCCTGCGCCGGGAGCGGGAATACTCCGCCCTGCTCATGGACACGCTGCCGGGCGGCGTGGTCCGGTTCGACAGGAAGGGAACCATCGTTTTTTGCAACCCACGGGCCGAGGACATTTTGGAGTTGGCGGCGCGCGGTTCGGGCTCCCTGGCCTATAACGATCCGGGATTTTTCCCCGAGACCCTCGAGGGCCATCCCCTGCCCCCGGGTGGGTATCCCTTCGATCGGGTCATGGCCACGGGAAAGCCGGTCTACGACATGGTGCTTTCCATCGCCCGGCCCAAAGGCGGGCGGCGTTTCGTGTCCGTCAGCGCCGCGCCTTTGATCGGCCCGGACGGGACCATCGACGAAGTGGTGGCGAGTGTGGTCGACGTCACCGCTCAAAAGGACATGGAACGCCAACTGGCCCATGCGCTCAAGATGGAATCCCTGGGGCAGCTTGCGGCCGGCATTGCCCACGAGATCAATACCCCGGTGCAGTATGTCAGCGGGAACCTTGAATTTCTGGCCAACGCCTTGAGCCGGCTCGTGGAATTGCTCGACAAGCAAAGCGCCCTGGTCCTGGCCTCCCGGGCCGGAGCGCAAGACCTGCCGGAACAGCTCGCCGCCATGCTGGCCGACGAAGACCTGCGCTTTGTGCTCGAGGAAACGCCGGCGGCCATCCGCGAATCCCGCGAGGGCCTCGACCGGGTGGCCGCCATCGTCGGCTCCATGAAGCGCTTCGCCCATCCGGACCTGGAGGGCTCGCGGCCCATCGACGTGGCCGAAGCCATAGACGACGCCCTGGCCGTTTCCCGCAGCGCCTGGAAATACGTGGCCGACGTGGAAACGGACATCGAAGACGACCTGCCCTTGGTGCCGTTCGTGTCCGGCGAATTCAACCAAGCGCTTTTGAACATTATCGTCAATGCGGCCCAGGCCATCGAGGAAAAAAACGCCGGGACCGGGGACAAGGGCGTCATCAGCGTCAGCGCCGCCCGCCAAGGGAACGCCGTGCGCATCGCCATTGCCGATACCGGGACCGGCATTCCGGAAACGGCGCGCGCCCGCGTGTTCGACCCCTTTTTCACCACCAAACCGGTGGGCAAGGGCACGGGCCAGGGATTGGCCATCGTCCACGCCATCATGGCCCGCCACAAGGCGGTGGTGGATTTCGTCAGCCGGCCGGGCCAGGGCACGACCTTTTTTCTGACTCTGCCGCTTGCCGGGACCGAGCCTCTTCAGGCGTGA
- a CDS encoding LemA family protein has protein sequence MTALAILAAILVLAGAWLVAIYNGLVRGRNLAAEAQSGMDVQLKRRADLIPNLVSTVKGYMDHERGVLESVTALRAKIDVAPDAAARFQLEGELSTALGRFMAVAENYPALRASENFLALQQELAAIENEIQLARRYYNGAARAQNNRVQSFPTNLLAPAFGFTTFPYFEIADPADRAVPKVGFDAGGGS, from the coding sequence ATGACCGCATTGGCCATCCTGGCAGCGATCCTCGTTTTGGCCGGCGCTTGGCTCGTCGCCATCTACAACGGCCTGGTGCGCGGCCGCAACCTGGCCGCCGAGGCCCAAAGCGGCATGGACGTGCAGCTTAAGCGCCGCGCGGACCTGATTCCCAATCTCGTTTCCACGGTCAAAGGCTATATGGACCACGAACGCGGCGTTTTGGAGTCGGTCACGGCACTGCGCGCCAAGATCGACGTCGCGCCGGACGCCGCCGCCCGTTTCCAACTCGAAGGCGAGCTTTCCACGGCGCTCGGTCGGTTCATGGCCGTGGCGGAAAACTATCCGGCCCTGCGGGCCAGCGAAAACTTCCTGGCCCTGCAACAGGAGCTGGCGGCCATTGAAAACGAAATACAGCTTGCCCGCCGCTATTACAACGGCGCGGCCCGGGCCCAGAACAACCGGGTGCAGTCGTTTCCGACCAACCTGCTCGCCCCGGCCTTCGGTTTCACCACCTTTCCCTATTTCGAGATCGCCGACCCGGCCGACCGGGCCGTGCCCAAGGTCGGCTTCGACGCGGGAGGCGGGTCGTGA